One genomic segment of Primulina tabacum isolate GXHZ01 chromosome 9, ASM2559414v2, whole genome shotgun sequence includes these proteins:
- the LOC142556596 gene encoding uncharacterized protein LOC142556596, protein MGDHFVLLVDRLLTESTLEAAIESRIFLNHVAPVTINGTATSCSSHEDFECSLSPRKVVECRICQDEDFDSNMEAPCSCCGSLKYAHRKCVQRWCNEKGDTMCEICHQQFKPGYTAPPPIFRLGGLPMNLRGHWQIARSNSNDPHIITMVSTDRSLLDPDNDEYAVSTTRSIACCRSVAMLFMVLLILRHTLPVVSRAGNYSFPLIMLLMLRVTGIILPTCIILKAATSILRRRHQQANRSFSPSDEEGGPLTLHRPHFIDER, encoded by the exons ATGGGAGATCACTTTGTTTTGCTTGTTGATCGTTTGCTCACCGAATCAACTTTGGAGGCTGCTATTGAAAGTAGAATTTTTTTGAATCACGTGGCACCTGTGACAATCAATGGTACAGCGACTAGTTGTTCGTCCCATGAGGATTTTGAATGTAGTCTGTCTCCAAGAAAAGTGGTGGAGTGCAGGATATGCCAGGATGAAGATTTCGATTCAAATATGGAGGCACCTTGCTCTTGCTGTGGAAGTTTAAAG TATGCTCATCGCAAATGCGTACAGAGGTGGTGCAACGAGAAAGGCGACACCATGTGTGAAATATGCCATCAG CAATTCAAGCCTGGATATACGGCACCACCCCCCATTTTTCGTTTGGGAGGACTGCCAATGAACTTGAG GGGACATTGGCAAATTGCTAGAAGCAACTCAAACGATCCTCATATTATTACAATGGTATCAACTGACAGAAGTTTACTTGATCCGGACAATGACGAGTATGCAGTTTCTACCACTCGAAGCATAGCTTGCTGTCGCTCAGTTGCCATGCTG TTCATGGTTCTCTTGATCCTGCGACATACTCTTCCGGTCGTTAGTCGAGCTGGGAACTATTCTTTCCCACTGATCATG TTGTTGATGCTGCGAGTTACCGGGATTATTCTGCCAACTTGTATAATACTAAAAGCAGCGACTTCCATCCTACGACGCCGACACCAACAG GCTAATCGGTCATTTTCTCCATCTGATGAGGAAGGTGGTCCATTGACATTACATCGCCCACATTTTATAGATGAACGATAA